A portion of the Calliphora vicina chromosome 5, idCalVici1.1, whole genome shotgun sequence genome contains these proteins:
- the pwn gene encoding uncharacterized protein pwn: MENIDLNPFLTTSKLLLETTMVETVANNQKVSKSSQISGENETREHVRVERSALPILNENFPKIGPNNVQFPGETEKVAAAGRYFQYNIKPTSTFEQESENVETTHKVREGKSANLATSAATMTGPFLVNGDLRQHMSGSQIVNPTNSSTAISTAATATLVPHNARQNPNPDIQDIITGIVKLLNGNVNVHANTQGVRRPSASRINNRGPPRISEVQNLPIEYDGQKPSGGTSIRPPPYPFDRPERPFITGVPIPEQIVPVRPGFVSNRPPWHRNKPRPPISTSIGGRRPIPQYKPLPSSQMQPPQEDDQQSNIPSMHANGPIEIPTVAEDYHDINDSPAPPDNSFDSEFSNEDLNTQYIEVSDNDTDTQTSNNSADKVKEEIQPPPMTSKKEEHPIKKKNNKHKSPDKKKHSSDFYTTIVETSSEVHTVMHMSSTYVPMPMDTTEAVAGIDPSAEEVIFMTASKTPELETMATITKKETSSTSTPTPLKNKISSTISTKPLNTAENEGTIFTSSNLSTELKNTIVPTKITSVPIPTTTTNSYTTTTTTTTTTTTSTTSTTETVPTSNNQHPTPTPPPPQLPAQYQPRPGIVLDDPEFQPGGRPRPQRPPQSQAPRNPAPPVNIQPTRQHLPPGYGEIFDVTLSAIQGPGSKSGSQQTINIKPFGSYGSPGGNGAQPNADIIVSASDPPTGVQLPSTPATAIPQLPGSGTSSTSKPISSTGSALGGSSANPPVSPITQQNSPGSVYGVAETEIVDIHTNKPQHVKPQQQPPTTTNAGPARPHYRPRTTQPPVRIDTCIVGDDSTCDQAQHEHCKTENGVSSCHCRPGYSRRKHREPCRRVITFYIGMRVDRIYEHRIVWDNKLADRNSEPFSQLSFESIRAIDSAMSMTPYSDEFMDAKVNNIYRGDPNLGGSGVYVNLTIKLDESVETLRPNLRTDVQKHLLGVLHRRNNNIGNSVLYVSSPEGAISALRDLDECQIIELNDCHPTATCANVWGSFRCTCQEGTKDPWYDQPNRAGRECQTCPEAYCNNRGICSYNEDGNQVCECDSSHYGGQCEIDGEVLGVAIGASVAAVIIIVLTLICLIMWSRRWQREQKNAIGSPVFGYMNTAPLKSAALPQPGYQVTLEDRMRWAQIADVMAQTNHYGVEPMGGPTRPSSAMFAYPNLQTLGTMGMGTIGGMSMQSTMQQMHQSNTMAPPVPLPRYDLGLSSRSAGMRTLENSSSSEEEDRTDLLGRNFQVPRPKSRSNGSITNQSGIYYDVDYEPSANGIGSSSVDRLYGSQNQSTTHSHMGNHHIPGPQGIPMSTYTSGRAPSSYYMK, encoded by the exons AtggaaaatattgatttaaatccATTTCTAACAACCTCAAAATTATTACTGGAAACAACAATGGTCGAGACCGTAGCAAATAACCAAAAGGTATCGAAATCTTCACAGATCAGTGGCGAAAATGAGACCCGTGAACATGTTCGTGTAGAACGATCAGCATTACCCATTTTAAATGAGAACTTTCCCAAAATTGGTCCAAATAATGTACAATTTCCGGGGGAAACGGAAAAAGTAGCTGCAGCTGGTCGTTACTTTCAATACAATATAAAACCAACGAGCACATTTGAACAGGAATCGGAAAACGTAGAAACTACACATAAAGTTCGGGAGGGGAAATCGGCGAATTTGGCAACATCTGCTGCTACAATGACCGGTCCTTTTTTAGTAAATGGGGACCTTCGACAGCATATGTCGGGGTCCCAAATCGTGAATCCGACGAACAGCAGTACTGCGATCTCGACAGCAGCTACTGCCACATTGGTGCCACATAATGCCCGTCAAAATCCCAATCCCGACATCCAAGACATCATAACGGGCATTGTAAAGCTGCTCAACGGTAACGTTAATGTTCATGCTAATACTCAAGGTGTAAGGCGTCCATCGGCAAGTCGCATTAACAATCGTGGGCCTCCAAGAATATCAGAAGTACAAAATTTGCCCATAGAATATGATGGTCAAAAACCATCAGGAGGCACTTCTATACGGCCTCCGCCATATCCATTTGATCGCCCGGAAAGACCATTCATTACAGGTGTTCCCATTCCCGAACAAATTGTTCCTGTGCGGCCTGGTTTTGTAAGTAATCGACCACCTTGGCATCGTAATAAACCCCGACCACCGATTAGCACTTCAATCGGCGGTCGCAGACCAATACCTCAATACAAACCCCTACCTTCTTCACAAATGCAACCTCCACAAGAAGATGACCAGCAGTCCAATATTCCCAGCATGCATGCTAACGGACCCATTGAAATTCCTACAGTTGCCGAAGATTACCATGATATCAATGATAGTCCTGCGCCTCCAGACAACTCATTTGACTCGGAATTTTCGAATGAAGATTTAAATACTCAATATATTGAAGTGTCTGATAATGATACAGACACTCAGACATCCAATAATTCAGCTGACAAGGTAAAGGAGGAAATTCAACCACCTCCTATGACATCGAAAAAAGAAGAACACCCCATTAAAAAGAAGAATAATAAACACAAGTCTCCCGATAAGAAAAAACATTCCTCCGATTTCTATACCACAATAGTAGAGACAAGTTCAGAGGTCCACACTGTAATGCATATGTCTTCTACGTATGTGCCAATGCCTATGGATACAACAGAAGCTGTAGCTGGCATAGATCCCTCTGCAGAAGAAGTTATTTTTATGACTGCCAGCAAAACACCAGAGTTGGAAACTATGGCCACAATTACGAAGAAGGAAACTTCTTCTACATCAACACCAACTCCcctaaagaataaaatatcatCTACCATATCTACTAAACCCTTGAACACAGCAGAAAATGAGGGAACAATTTTTACCAGCTCAAATCTGAGTACTGAGTTAAAGAATACTATAGTTCCTACAAAAATTACCTCTGTTCCCATACCCACCACTACTACTAATTCATATACTACTACCACAACCACTACTACTACTACCACCACCTCAACCACATCTACAACTGAAACTGTACCCACCTCTAATAACCAACATCCAACTCCAACACCACCGCCACCACAACTACCCGCTCAATATCAACCAAGACCTGGTATTGTATTGGACGATCCCGAGTTCCAACCGGGTGGACGTCCTCGCCCACAACGTCCACCCCAATCACAGGCGCCTCGCAATCCTGCTCCTCCCGTTAACATACAACCAACACGTCAGCATTTACCACCCGGTTATGGTGAAATATTTGATGTGACACTGTCTGCCATACAGGGACCTGGTTCCAAGAGTGGCTCACAACAAACGATCAATATTAAACCATTTGGTTCTTATGGCTCTCCGGGTGGTAATGGTGCTCAGCCAAATGCAGATATTATTGTGTCCGCTTCAG ATCCTCCGACAGGCGTTCAGTTGCCCTCAACACCAGCCACAGCTATACCCCAGTTACCAGGTAGTGGTACATCCTCAACCTCGAAGCCAATTAGTAGTACTGGCAGCGCGCTAGGTGGTAGTAGTGCCAATCCACCGGTATCTCCGATAACTCAACAAAATTCACCCGGTTCGGTATACGGTGTAGCTGAAACGGAAATTGTTGATATACACACAAACAAACCGCAACATGTTAAACCACAACAACAGCCACCAACAACTACTAACGCTGGACCGGCTAGACCACACTATAGGCCACGTACCACTCAACCACCAGTTCGTATTGATACTTGTATTGTTGGAGACGACTCTACTTGTGATCAGGCTCAACACGAACATTGTAAAACGGAAAACGGTGTATCAAGTTGTCACTGTAGACCAG gtTACTCCAGACGTAAACACCGAGAACCTTGTCGCCGAGTTATAACATTCTATATTGGAATGCGTGTTGATCGAATTTATGAACATCGCATTGTGTGGGATAATAAACTGGCAGATCGTAACAGTGAGCCCTTTAGTCAGTTGAGTTTTGAGTCCATTAGAGCT ATTGATTCAGCCATGTCGATGACTCCATACTCAGATGAATTTATGGATGCCAAAGTTAATAATATATACCGTGGAGATCCAAATTTAGGAGGCAGTGGAGTTTATGTCAATTTAACAATTAAG TTGGATGAAAGCGTTGAAACACTGCGTCCCAACTTGCGCACTGATGTCCAGAAACATTTGTTGGGAGTTCTGCATAGACGCAAcaataacattggaaactcgGTATTATATGTCAGTTCACCGGAGGGTGCCATATCTGCTTTAAGAGACTTGGATGAATGTCAAATAATAGAGTTAAATGACTGTCATCCCACGGCAACGTGTGCAAATGTTTGGGGAAGTTTTCGTTGCACATGCCAAGAAGGCACTAAAGATCCTTGGTATGATCAACCTAATCGGGCTGGAAGAGAGTGTCAAACCTGCCCGGAGGCGTATTGCAATAATCGTGGAATCTGCAGTTACAATGAAGACGGCAATCAAGTGTGTGAATGTGATTCCAGTCATTATGGTGGACAATGTGAAATTGATGGTGAAGTGCTGGGAGTAGCTATAGGAGCATCAGTGGCAGCTGTTATTATCATCGTATTGACTCTGATCTGTTTGATAATGTGGTCGCGCAGATGGCAAAGGGAACAAAAGAATGCCATAGGCTCACCGGTGTTTGGGTACATGAATACGGCACCCTTGAAGTCAGCTGCATTGCCACAACCCGGCTATCAAGTTACCTTAGAAGATCGCATGCGATGGGCCCAAATTGCCGATGTTATGGCACAAACCAATCACTATGGG gttgaACCTATGGGTGGACCTACACGACCCTCATCGGCCATGTTTGCTTATCCAAATTTACAGACATTGGGTACAATGGGTATGGGTACTATTGGCGGTATGTCTATGCAAAGTACTATGCAACAAATGCATCAAAGTAACACCATGGCACCGCCAGTTCCCCTACCACGGTATGA TTTGGGCCTAAGTTCACGTTCCGCGGGTATGAGGACCTTAGAAAATTCAAGCTCCAGTGAGGAAGAAGATCGTACCGATTTATTGGGTAGAAACTTTCAAGTACCAAGACCGAAAAGTCGCAGCAATGGTAGCATAACG aaTCAATCTGGCATTTATTATGATGTTGACTATGAACCCTCGGCCAATGGAATTGGAAGTTCTAGTGTAGATCGTCTGTACGGATCACAAAATCAGTCTACAACACATTCACACATGGGTAATCATCATATACCGGGTCCACAAGGCATACCCATGAGTACGTATACATCGGGACGGGCACCCAGTAGTTATTATATGAAGTAG